A single genomic interval of uncultured Desulfobacter sp. harbors:
- the dapA gene encoding 4-hydroxy-tetrahydrodipicolinate synthase, translating into MEQGCYTALITPFTPAGDLDRDGMSGLIDFQIENRITGILATGTTGESPTFKWEEHNLVIDLIAKQTRGKCKCIAGTGSNNTAEAITGTSHAAEQGVDGVLLVDPYYNGPSSLEIRREYYEVVARETPGLNIIPYIIPGRTGAQMLPQDLAILADNCANVTSVKEATGNIDNMKLTRKLCGDGFNIFSGDDALVCQVMADEQIRACGSISVMSNIAPASMTKMVELLNQGKTKEALTLQTALSPLLDLVVITTEEESKYGPVTCRARNPLPLKTMMQILGMPCGPCRAPLGKVTKKGFDLALSALKKVQADNPEILAPAAAFFDLDIDARLNDSAAHEALWYDY; encoded by the coding sequence ATGGAACAAGGATGCTACACAGCACTTATCACCCCGTTCACCCCGGCAGGAGATCTGGACCGGGACGGCATGTCCGGGCTCATTGATTTCCAGATTGAAAACCGGATTACCGGAATTCTTGCCACCGGCACCACCGGTGAGAGCCCTACATTTAAATGGGAAGAACATAATCTGGTTATTGATTTGATTGCCAAACAGACCAGGGGCAAATGCAAGTGCATCGCCGGCACCGGCTCAAACAACACGGCTGAAGCGATAACCGGCACATCCCATGCCGCAGAACAGGGCGTGGACGGTGTCCTCCTGGTGGATCCCTATTACAACGGGCCGTCCTCCCTTGAAATCCGGCGGGAATATTACGAGGTAGTGGCAAGGGAAACCCCGGGCCTGAATATCATTCCTTATATTATTCCGGGACGTACCGGTGCACAAATGCTGCCCCAGGATCTTGCCATACTTGCGGACAACTGCGCCAATGTAACCAGTGTCAAGGAAGCCACCGGAAATATAGACAACATGAAGCTGACCAGAAAACTTTGCGGGGACGGTTTCAATATCTTTTCCGGGGACGATGCTCTGGTCTGCCAAGTCATGGCAGATGAACAGATCCGGGCCTGCGGTTCCATTTCAGTTATGTCAAATATTGCACCGGCATCCATGACCAAAATGGTTGAACTGCTTAATCAGGGTAAAACCAAAGAGGCCTTAACCCTCCAGACCGCGTTGTCTCCCTTGCTGGATCTTGTGGTCATCACCACTGAAGAGGAAAGCAAGTACGGGCCTGTCACGTGCCGAGCTAGAAACCCATTGCCCCTTAAAACCATGATGCAGATCCTTGGCATGCCGTGCGGTCCCTGCCGGGCACCCTTGGGGAAAGTGACCAAAAAAGGATTTGATCTTGCGCTTTCTGCGTTAAAAAAAGTGCAGGCCGACAATCCGGAAATTCTTGCGCCGGCAGCCGCGTTCTTCGATCTGGATATTGATGCCCGGCTTAATGATTCAGCCGCCCACGAAGCACTATGGTATGATTATTAA
- a CDS encoding type II toxin-antitoxin system RelE/ParE family toxin has translation MIKNFKHKGLKKFYQTGNQQGINPGHANRLRIILARLDASQYPDDMDLPGLRLHPLKGTLKGFWAVDVSGNWRVFFRFENNNAVDVDYDDYH, from the coding sequence ATGATTAAGAACTTTAAACATAAAGGACTTAAGAAATTTTATCAGACTGGAAATCAACAAGGTATTAATCCGGGACATGCGAATCGATTGAGAATTATCCTTGCAAGATTGGATGCAAGCCAATATCCGGATGATATGGATTTGCCGGGATTAAGGCTTCACCCTTTAAAGGGGACTTTAAAAGGATTTTGGGCCGTTGATGTTTCCGGTAATTGGCGTGTCTTTTTTAGATTTGAAAATAATAATGCTGTTGATGTCGATTATGATGATTATCATTAG
- a CDS encoding cobyrinate a,c-diamide synthase yields the protein MIVSREKVPGVVIAGLRGGSGKTIISLGITAAWRARNITVAPFKKGPDYIDAGWLSRAAGRPCYNLDTYLCAQSAVQASYLTHSQTCDVALIEGNRGLFDGIDIEGTTSTSELAKLLDLPVVLVLDCTKSTRTMAAVLMGCMQFDPDVNICGVILNRLAGKRHEGKIRANIERFCNIPVLGAIPKLKQEDFPERHMGLVTSEEHGERDASLIRARQVAQDNIDIDELFRLVTSFKGQGMPVVDNARQDAVPQIYTTENQNPGTNNSVVTIGVVRDSAFQFYYPDNIEALENLGAKIEFISPLSQSDIPDVDAIYMGGGFPETHATQLAANQAFKDNLKALSRKGLPIYAECGGLIFLGESICLDGVVYPMTGILPLRFGLSKRPQGHGYTEVEVVNENPFYAIGDVLRGHEFRYSKVISIDYENTAMAFKMTRGKGILEKKDGFFKDNTFGTYTHIHALGTTTSCWAPSLIAKARRFKALRE from the coding sequence ATGATTGTCAGTAGGGAAAAAGTCCCTGGAGTTGTCATTGCCGGACTCAGGGGTGGTTCAGGCAAGACAATAATATCCCTCGGGATAACTGCCGCATGGAGAGCCCGGAATATAACAGTGGCCCCCTTTAAAAAGGGCCCTGACTATATTGACGCCGGCTGGCTTTCACGGGCAGCCGGTCGCCCCTGCTATAATCTTGATACCTATCTGTGCGCCCAGTCGGCCGTACAAGCCTCCTATCTTACCCATTCGCAAACTTGTGATGTTGCCTTGATCGAAGGCAACCGCGGCCTTTTCGACGGCATAGACATTGAGGGGACCACCTCCACAAGCGAACTTGCCAAATTACTGGATCTGCCGGTGGTACTGGTGCTGGACTGCACGAAATCCACCCGGACCATGGCGGCTGTGCTCATGGGCTGCATGCAGTTTGATCCTGATGTCAATATTTGCGGCGTTATCCTCAACCGTCTGGCAGGAAAGCGCCATGAGGGAAAAATTCGGGCAAATATTGAACGGTTTTGCAATATTCCGGTTCTTGGGGCTATACCAAAGCTTAAGCAGGAAGATTTTCCTGAGCGTCATATGGGGCTTGTCACTTCCGAAGAACACGGAGAACGCGACGCATCTTTGATCCGGGCCAGGCAGGTGGCTCAGGACAATATTGATATTGATGAATTGTTCCGGTTGGTTACTTCGTTTAAAGGGCAGGGCATGCCGGTTGTAGACAACGCCCGGCAGGATGCTGTTCCGCAAATTTATACGACGGAAAACCAAAATCCGGGAACAAATAACTCCGTTGTTACCATTGGTGTTGTCCGGGATTCGGCATTTCAGTTTTATTATCCGGATAATATTGAGGCCTTGGAAAATCTGGGTGCCAAGATTGAATTCATCAGTCCTTTATCCCAATCCGACATTCCTGATGTTGATGCCATCTACATGGGCGGCGGTTTTCCTGAAACCCATGCTACCCAGCTGGCTGCCAATCAGGCGTTCAAGGATAATTTAAAGGCCCTGTCACGCAAAGGCCTGCCCATTTACGCTGAATGCGGCGGCTTGATATTCCTTGGTGAGAGCATCTGCCTTGATGGTGTGGTGTATCCCATGACCGGGATTCTACCCTTACGGTTTGGGCTTTCCAAGCGGCCCCAGGGCCATGGATACACTGAGGTTGAGGTGGTCAATGAAAATCCTTTTTATGCCATCGGAGACGTGCTGCGCGGTCATGAATTCAGGTACTCCAAGGTGATTTCCATTGATTATGAGAATACTGCCATGGCATTTAAAATGACCCGGGGCAAGGGTATTCTTGAAAAAAAGGACGGATTTTTTAAAGACAACACCTTTGGCACCTATACACACATCCATGCCCTTGGTACCACCACCTCCTGCTGGGCCCCCTCTCTGATTGCCAAAGCCAGACGCTTTAAAGCCTTACGCGAATAA
- the dsrA gene encoding dissimilatory-type sulfite reductase subunit alpha, translated as MAKHETPFLDELENGPWPSFVSDLKQQAEVRAKNEKGVEFQIPQDCVDDLLGVVELSYKHGRTHWKHGGIVGVFGYGGGVIGRYCDQPKLFPGVEHFHTMRVNQPCGKYYSTEYLRQLTDLWDFRGSGVTNMHGATGDIILLGTTTPQLEEVFWTLTHDFNQDLGGSGSNLRTPADCLGTSRCEYSCYDTAALCHFLTNEYQDELHRPAFPYKFKFKFDGCPNCCVASIARSDMSFIGTWKDNIRIDQDAVNKYVEKDPAYPANAGAHKGKDWGPFDIEKEVLDLCPTHCMKYENKTLTINDEHCTRCMHCINVMPRALKIGKETGLSILVGAKAPILDGAQMGSLLVPFVEVNADNDYEEITEVIENVWDWWMEEGKNRERLGELIMRQGFQKLLEVTGIEAQPQHVAYPRTNPYIFWKEDEVEGGWERDVDEYRKHHLR; from the coding sequence ATGGCTAAGCATGAAACTCCTTTCTTGGACGAGCTGGAAAACGGCCCGTGGCCTAGCTTTGTTTCTGACCTGAAACAGCAAGCAGAAGTCAGAGCCAAAAACGAAAAAGGCGTTGAATTCCAGATCCCCCAGGATTGTGTAGACGACCTTCTTGGTGTTGTAGAACTTTCTTACAAACATGGCCGGACCCACTGGAAACACGGCGGCATCGTTGGTGTATTTGGTTACGGCGGCGGCGTTATCGGTCGTTACTGCGACCAGCCCAAACTGTTTCCCGGTGTTGAGCATTTCCACACCATGCGTGTAAACCAGCCCTGCGGTAAATACTACAGCACTGAATATCTTAGACAACTGACTGATCTGTGGGACTTCAGGGGTTCCGGCGTAACCAATATGCATGGCGCCACCGGCGATATCATTCTGCTGGGTACCACCACTCCCCAGTTGGAAGAAGTGTTCTGGACACTGACCCATGACTTCAACCAGGATCTGGGCGGTTCCGGCTCCAACCTGAGAACACCTGCTGACTGTCTTGGTACGTCCAGATGCGAATATTCCTGCTATGATACCGCCGCACTTTGTCATTTCCTGACCAACGAATATCAGGATGAGCTGCATCGTCCGGCATTCCCGTACAAGTTTAAGTTTAAATTTGACGGCTGCCCCAACTGCTGTGTTGCTTCCATCGCACGTTCCGATATGTCCTTTATCGGTACCTGGAAAGACAACATCCGCATTGATCAGGACGCAGTTAATAAATATGTTGAAAAAGATCCTGCATATCCTGCAAATGCCGGTGCTCATAAAGGTAAAGACTGGGGTCCCTTTGATATTGAAAAAGAAGTTCTTGACCTTTGCCCCACACACTGCATGAAGTATGAAAACAAAACTCTGACCATCAATGATGAACACTGCACCCGCTGCATGCACTGTATCAATGTTATGCCCAGAGCCCTGAAGATTGGTAAAGAAACTGGTCTGTCCATTCTTGTTGGTGCCAAGGCTCCGATCCTTGATGGTGCCCAGATGGGTTCCCTGCTGGTTCCCTTTGTTGAAGTCAATGCCGACAATGATTACGAAGAAATTACAGAAGTCATTGAAAACGTATGGGATTGGTGGATGGAAGAGGGCAAGAACCGTGAACGTCTTGGTGAGCTGATCATGCGCCAGGGTTTCCAGAAACTTCTGGAAGTAACCGGCATCGAAGCTCAGCCCCAGCATGTTGCCTATCCGAGAACCAACCCCTACATCTTCTGGAAAGAAGACGAAGTAGAGGGTGGCTGGGAACGTGACGTTGACGAATACAGAAAACATCACTTAAGATAA
- a CDS encoding PhnD/SsuA/transferrin family substrate-binding protein encodes MTGADFLLCGTCTGEDGENIKSFRIGFSRSLFTNVNENDAKASIRAWAKAIADEYNIDADPSARIFTNFQDIRQALIDRQIDSIALQFEEYLDISGNFETEHWFLTRTSGKLYEEYVLLAPVNGKIKYFEDLKGNNLILHNSFRTSLAVYWLKSILKGRDIRYNDLETNVEITKVGNISKAVLSVFFGKVDACIVTNSGFNTMVELNPQIGRKLHVIMKSPSLIPAIFCFRKNFDSPQKEKILTAFRELHTTIAGQQVLTIFQAEALVEVKETDLLTTKNFILEARKLP; translated from the coding sequence TTGACGGGGGCTGATTTTCTTCTCTGCGGCACCTGCACCGGCGAGGATGGGGAAAACATAAAGTCCTTTCGCATAGGGTTTTCACGGTCTCTTTTTACGAATGTCAACGAAAACGATGCAAAGGCTTCCATTAGAGCATGGGCAAAAGCCATAGCCGATGAATATAATATAGATGCTGATCCATCGGCACGGATATTTACGAATTTTCAGGATATACGTCAGGCATTGATCGATAGGCAGATAGATTCCATCGCACTTCAGTTTGAAGAATACCTTGATATATCCGGCAATTTTGAAACTGAGCACTGGTTCCTAACACGCACGTCGGGCAAACTTTACGAAGAGTATGTGCTCTTGGCACCTGTAAACGGAAAGATAAAATATTTCGAGGACTTGAAAGGAAATAATCTTATTCTTCACAATTCATTCCGAACCTCCTTGGCCGTATACTGGCTTAAATCCATACTAAAGGGAAGGGATATTCGCTACAATGATTTGGAAACCAACGTGGAGATCACCAAAGTTGGAAACATATCAAAGGCTGTTCTATCTGTTTTTTTTGGCAAGGTTGACGCCTGTATTGTGACAAATTCCGGATTCAATACCATGGTAGAGCTGAATCCTCAAATTGGTCGAAAATTACATGTTATTATGAAGTCCCCTTCCTTGATTCCAGCCATATTCTGCTTTCGGAAAAATTTTGATTCTCCTCAAAAAGAAAAAATTTTGACGGCATTTCGAGAGCTTCATACGACCATTGCAGGCCAACAAGTGTTGACTATTTTCCAGGCTGAGGCCCTTGTGGAAGTAAAAGAAACAGACCTTTTAACCACAAAGAATTTTATATTGGAAGCACGAAAACTTCCATAA
- a CDS encoding dissimilatory sulfite reductase D family protein — MSELLDDKEAATKAVVDWLEKKSKTKTKFYIKDFYKIFPDDKPRMIKKVVNKMVEDEILEFWSSGSTTMYGLKGAGIQHASEGEE, encoded by the coding sequence ATGAGCGAACTTCTCGACGATAAAGAAGCGGCTACCAAAGCGGTTGTTGACTGGCTTGAAAAAAAGTCCAAAACAAAAACCAAATTCTACATCAAAGATTTTTACAAAATTTTCCCTGATGACAAACCCAGAATGATCAAAAAGGTTGTCAACAAAATGGTTGAAGACGAAATTCTTGAATTTTGGTCTTCCGGATCTACCACCATGTATGGTCTCAAAGGTGCCGGCATTCAGCACGCTTCCGAGGGCGAAGAATAA
- a CDS encoding tetratricopeptide repeat protein, with translation MADSQSRNPNLPKNADEQIARLRQALVQNAECGTTHYNLAVALIGKQEFVEAEKELHDAIDCSPTMAEAYVQLGGLCLQRGDIEGCYRFNQRATKARAGFAEGYANMGFVLLQLVDGKNAKEDEEKVDKAIKNLKKAIIHNKNFVQAYTTLGTAYFMKGLVEEGVKANLQALAVQPQFPIAHNNLAVAYLELKDYKKAIEHCDIAVELGFDVNPALLEELAPHRDA, from the coding sequence ATGGCTGATTCCCAAAGCCGGAACCCCAACCTGCCCAAAAATGCAGATGAGCAGATCGCACGGCTCAGGCAAGCCCTGGTCCAAAATGCCGAATGCGGCACAACCCACTATAACCTGGCTGTTGCGCTGATTGGAAAACAGGAGTTTGTTGAAGCGGAAAAAGAACTTCATGATGCCATTGACTGCAGCCCCACCATGGCAGAGGCCTATGTCCAGCTTGGGGGACTTTGCCTTCAGCGGGGGGATATTGAGGGCTGTTACCGGTTCAATCAGCGGGCCACCAAGGCCCGGGCCGGCTTTGCCGAAGGCTATGCAAATATGGGTTTTGTTCTGTTGCAGCTGGTGGACGGTAAAAATGCCAAGGAAGATGAGGAAAAAGTGGACAAGGCCATTAAAAATTTAAAGAAAGCTATTATCCACAATAAGAATTTCGTTCAGGCCTATACCACTCTGGGGACGGCTTACTTCATGAAAGGATTGGTGGAAGAGGGGGTCAAAGCCAATCTCCAGGCCCTGGCAGTGCAGCCTCAATTCCCCATTGCCCATAACAATCTGGCCGTGGCCTACCTTGAACTTAAAGATTACAAAAAAGCCATCGAGCATTGTGATATCGCCGTGGAGTTAGGTTTTGACGTCAATCCGGCATTGCTGGAAGAACTTGCCCCACACCGGGACGCATAA
- a CDS encoding MFS transporter has translation MQQKKIFYGWTIVAVAFLIGLTQAGVFQNVLSIFLKPMAEEFGWNRSIITGSIAVGSLAGGILSPVIGPYLDRYGPRKAAFWGITILSAGLIALSQLSSIWQLYLFFGTGRMIASGLLALVVTVSVSNWFIEKRGRAMGISQLGSRIGIAFLPLLVQHIILSYGWRTAWAVLGIIVFAFSALPSLIFLKRRPEDIGLLPDGRVLEENLGTETEKPGEEKPPSRFNIENEPVWTRKTAVRTTAFRQLVFIMCVIYLVGAGSNFHLFPFMTDQGLPPTMAVLVITVLSVCAALGGVLFGFLAERISVKKLMGGVLISIGIIFYLVFWAVKEPVWMFIFAVVYGTIRGGVLPLIFLLWTEFYGRRSSGTVLGIAGPFRLAANAAGPVSAAICFDLFHNYWIPFSVFSILLLMAGVLCFVAKPPVSS, from the coding sequence ATGCAGCAGAAAAAGATTTTTTACGGCTGGACTATTGTTGCCGTGGCTTTTTTGATCGGCCTTACACAGGCCGGTGTATTCCAGAATGTACTGTCAATCTTCCTCAAACCCATGGCCGAAGAGTTCGGATGGAATCGTTCCATCATCACCGGCTCCATCGCTGTTGGTTCCCTGGCCGGCGGAATCCTGTCCCCCGTAATTGGCCCCTACCTGGATCGCTATGGCCCACGAAAAGCGGCATTCTGGGGAATTACCATTTTAAGTGCGGGTCTGATTGCACTTTCACAGCTCTCTTCAATCTGGCAACTGTACCTGTTTTTCGGAACCGGTCGGATGATTGCGTCCGGTCTGCTGGCACTGGTAGTCACGGTTAGTGTCTCCAACTGGTTTATTGAAAAACGGGGTCGGGCGATGGGGATTTCTCAGCTGGGCAGCCGCATTGGAATCGCTTTTCTCCCGTTGCTGGTACAGCATATTATTCTTTCCTACGGTTGGCGGACAGCCTGGGCAGTATTGGGAATTATTGTATTTGCATTTTCGGCGCTGCCAAGTCTTATTTTTCTGAAACGAAGACCGGAAGACATTGGATTACTGCCGGATGGCAGAGTGCTGGAAGAAAATTTGGGGACCGAGACAGAAAAACCGGGTGAAGAAAAACCGCCATCCCGCTTTAACATAGAGAATGAACCCGTGTGGACCCGAAAAACCGCTGTGCGCACCACGGCATTCAGGCAACTGGTATTTATCATGTGTGTGATTTATCTGGTTGGTGCCGGGTCTAATTTTCACCTGTTCCCGTTTATGACGGACCAGGGATTGCCGCCAACCATGGCCGTTCTGGTCATCACTGTGTTATCGGTTTGTGCCGCATTGGGCGGGGTCTTATTCGGCTTTCTGGCTGAACGAATCTCTGTAAAAAAACTAATGGGAGGGGTTCTGATCTCCATTGGCATCATCTTCTATCTGGTTTTTTGGGCCGTCAAGGAACCTGTATGGATGTTTATCTTTGCCGTTGTGTACGGAACGATTCGTGGCGGCGTTCTGCCGTTAATATTTTTACTTTGGACGGAATTTTACGGCAGAAGATCTTCCGGAACTGTACTGGGGATTGCCGGCCCTTTCCGGTTAGCAGCCAACGCAGCCGGTCCCGTCTCAGCGGCGATCTGTTTTGACCTTTTCCATAACTACTGGATTCCCTTTTCAGTCTTCAGCATTCTCCTCCTCATGGCCGGAGTTTTGTGCTTTGTCGCAAAACCTCCTGTCAGCTCGTAA